A genome region from Nerophis lumbriciformis linkage group LG18, RoL_Nlum_v2.1, whole genome shotgun sequence includes the following:
- the LOC133618082 gene encoding uncharacterized protein, translating to MIIETKYIILTTSGSREKMNGENWDSDEEVQVPWPLNKAGGRKQSQTKYVARILRFGEDTRELTPYLKAAQDGKDVPLTGDLEYGRGKRNKQPKSWSSDSESKDESVEETLSDRQQKKKRKVSRTAVGYDARAQLKAQLAALGRTSPKDTCTEMESLKKEVLQLREENKSLRDALRVVEGLPGLLMKMDDLSRQATILSARRPAVALPERSWPTAA from the exons atgatcatcgagacgaaatatattatattaaccacgagcggttctcgagagaagatgaatggagaaaattgggacagtgatgaagaagtccaagttccatggccactcaacaaagcaggaggaaggaagcagtcacaaaccaaatacgtggcaagaattctgagatttggtg aagacacacgtgaactgacgccatatttgaaagccgctcaggatggcaaggatgtaccccttactggtgatttggaatatggcagaggcaagagaaacaaacagccaaagtcttggtcatcagacagtgagagcaaggatgaaagtgttgaggagactctatctgacagacagcag aagaaaaagaggaaagtaagccgtacagctgtgggatatgatgctcgggcacaattgaaggcccaacttgctgct ctgggaagaacttcaccgaaagatacatgtacagaaatggaatccctgaagaaggaagtcctccagttgagagaggaaaacaaatcccttcgagatgcattgagggttgttgaag gacttcctggcctgctaatgaagatggacgacttatcacgtcaggcaacaatactatcagctcgacgtcctgctgtcgctctgccagagaggagctggccaacagcagcttga